The genomic window GTGGATGTTTGTTTAAGAGCTGCTGAGGAGGCAGAAACGCCATGCTGTCAGTGCTAAACTGTGACCACCACTGGCTAAAGGTTAAAGGTGTGTGCAGGGAGAGTCCAGCGGGCTCATGGCTGAGCAGGTCAAAACCCCTCTGGATCCTAAAGGGAGCTGGAGTGAAGTTCTCTGTTTGGGCAAGTCCATACAATCACCAGATATTGCGATGTTAAAGGCTCAGCCTGTTCTGGAACCTCTCCACAGTCACCTCatcaatattaaatattaaatactgagctgctgcctcttttGGTCCTTTCTGTCAACCTTTTCCCAGTCATCAGGGCTGTTTCCCTGGTTCTGTGTGTAGCCCAGGCTCCTTTGACATGGAAGTGTTTCCGGCTCCTCACTgtgcccaggctgcccagctcTTGGCACCTTTCCAAATCAATGTCTTTCCTTCTAGATCCTTCCCTGCCCAACCCAGTTCCAACGGGAAGAGTTACCTTTGCTCGGATTGGTTCAGAGTTTCTGTAATCTACTTGATGTGTTTCTTAATAAGTGCCTTTGtgcttccttctctccttcccccatGCCCAGAGGGTTTCTCCATGGATTTTCAAATGAGTCTCATGACCCTCCTCCACATTTCCCTTGTCCCCTGTTCCACTGCGTCCTGCTTTTCTGTGGCTCTCCACTGCCTTTCTAAGGCCAGAATGGtcttggaagggaccttagagcaTCCCACCCCcgccatggcagggacaccttccactggcccaggtggctccaagccccagtgtccaacctggccttggacacttccagggatccaagggctcctctgggagctgctgtcctgtCTGGTGCTCCCACAcagtgagagcagagcctgctgaCCAGgaccctgctgcttttcctgttctgtttcctgctgtAACTCCCCCAGAAGGATGTGACAGGCACGAGACCACGGCAACATGCAGATCCTGTTccctggaatattttctttcatctgtaATCACTTCATCAAAAGCCATAAATCAATGAGGGGAGGCTCAAATGCACAAGCACGGCTGCAATTTGTGCCTTCCTGCCCAGTGTTTTGTTTGGCACGTGGAACTCTGaaacttttcctgaaaaattgaTGATGACACCACAGGAGGAGTCAGTGAAACTGGGTAGTGAGGCCACTGGCATTCCTGGTCCTGCTTCCATCATCACTGCTTCCTCTTCATCCATTGGAGATGATTCAGGCAGCAAACCAGTGGGCTCATTTTTGTATTTACTCTGGAATTCACCATCCCAGGTTTGTTTTCTAATCTGGGTGCTGTTAACACACTGTTGGCTGAGGCAGACCCTGAAGTGGTGCGGGAGGGAAGCCTGGATCAGGGCTgtgccctccccagctccagaaCCATGTCAGGAATTGtcaccttctccagctctgctggggggAACACTGCTCTTGTGACATCTGTCATGACACCACCCTGTCCAAACCCTCCCAGGAACTGCAGAGGCTTTGTGGATCTCACAGGAAGCAAATTTGTCTGATAGGATGGGAGGGGATCTCCTGAACATCCCAAGGGGTGACACCTTCACCAGGAGGGcactggaggaggagagggcagCCCAGAGGGACACGGACAGGAGGCAGAAAAGGGAGTTTACCCAAGTGAAACCTGGCTTGGAGAAGGCAGGTGGCTCTCAAGTGGCTTTGTCCTGGTGTCTTGTTTTGCTTCCCTTGGGAGAGGACTCCAGGACTCTCTTTCCTGACCTTTGTgcaaaaatgaatgaaattacTCAAAATCCTAAAACTTGTGCAGGGCCAACAGGATCTGCTGAAGTGGCTGGCACATCTAGCTGGAGCCACGTGGATCACAGGGGCAGAAGTTACCGAGCTCCCCgaaaaacatggaattttctGCCCAGGAGAGCAAAGGCAGTGTCTGAAGGGCTGTGAGTGTGGCTGGTCTCACTCTTGGTGGGGCTGATCGGCTCCTCCCTGGATGGAAGGGACTGACCTGAAATTCCGGGGTCCCACCCTGGCACCTCCTCCTGCATCTTgtgacagagagagagaaagcaaagccaCTTTGTCCATGAATATTCCGTGGAAAAGCATTTGACCCAGAGCATGGCAGTCGGTCACCTCCCCTCAGCGCAGGAAGCAGCTGTCAGTATCGCTCCTCGCATCCTTCCGAGCACCCTCCACGGCATTCCAAGCCTGTCCcgctcccaccctgctccccagggcagtcTTCCCGCCCCAGGTGACTCTTCTGCCtcacacagattatttttatcttcctttgtTTGCCAATAAAAATCCCTCCcggtttttctgttttccatctgcCACACGGATTTTTCCCATGTGCGTTTCCTCATCCCCTggcctggggcagagggaagggaggatCCCAGATCACCTCATGCCAGAGGAATTTCCACGTGCTTTTCCATCTCAGGTGGGAGAGCCTCCAGGACAGTTAGGGATGCTCCCTGGGCCGAGGAGACACTGTCCAAGCAGGACACCCGAGAGCGGCAGAGAAGCACCCATGATCCCGAGGATCTGCTGCCAGTGCCTCCGCCTCCAGGCACCGGTTCTGCTTGGGAATTAGCGGGATCGCTGGGAAAACAGGACTTCAAATTCATTACCCCGAGTGACTGTGGGACAATCTATGCCCCAAAATCCTACCCATGGGACCTGGTTTGCTGTTCCAGGGGCATTGGCAGgtggctggagcacaggagagCGGCGGTTGTCTGGAAGATCAGAATAAAGTCAAACACTGTGTCTCCGCTGGCAGGGTGGCACTGCCAGGTCTGGGTGACACGAGTTTAATAACCTTAGGCGTGCTCAGGTGAGACACTCGCTCGGGGGACTCAGCACTTACATGTGGGCGTTTCCCTGCTGTCGGTCCCGTCGATGGGCAGGGGCCGATCCCGAGCCCCCGGGGACGCGGCTGCGGCCCTGCCCGCACCGTTCCGCCGCCCGTTCTCCCCGGGGCCCAGCAATTCCCCTCCGCTCCGCCAGACGGCGACCAACCCCTGCCGGCGGGGTTAGCGCGATGCACGCCGGGAGCTGTAGGCGCGGCGGAGTTAGCGCGATGCACGCCGGGAGCTGTAGGCGCGGCAGGGTTGGCGCGATGCACGCCGGGAGCTGTAGGCGCGGCAGGGTTGGCGCGATGCACGCCGGGAGCTGTAGGCGCATCTCCGGCTTTATCAGGCCGCGGGCTAAGCGCTCCATGGTGGTGTCGTCACTTCCGGCGCGCGGGCTCCCGGCGGGATGGCGGCGCGGCGGGTGGCGCGGCAGGAGCGGGACCAGGAGCCGGACCCCGACCCCGACTGGGCCGGGATGGCGGCGCTCCCCGAGAAGACCGTGAACGGCTGGGTCCTGCAGTTCTACTTCCACCGGGCCATAGAGGCCTATCGCTCCGGGCGTAACCGTGATTTCCGCCAGTTCCGCGACATCATGCAAGGtgcgcggggcggggccggggagTGGCGGGGCCCCCAGCCCGGGCTGCTCCGGCCTGACCCGCCGTTTGTCCCGCAGCGCTGCTCGTGCGGCCCCTGGACAGGGAGCCGGAGATGGCCCAGATGCTTCGGATAATGCAGCTGCTGTCGCGGGTCGAGGAGGGCGAGAACCTCGGTAGGTGCCCGCTCCTTCCTACGAGCTCTGGGGACCCCCGGTACTGCTTGCACCccgctccctcctcccccctgtcctgtgtccgtgtccctgcagctcccggAGCTTTGTCCCTGCTTAGAGCTGGGGTTCTGGGGTGTCCCTGCGGGTGAGGGGTCGCTGTTCGCATCGGTCTCACTGTGCGGCAAGAGCAGCGTCTGTGGCGGCCCGAGGCTGCCGTGTTGGACAGACACATCAGCCTGGTGACTCCTGCTTAGCCTCAGCTTCCAAAATGCTCCCCTAGGTCAGTGCTGGGCACCTGGGAAGCCCTTGAGTGTTGCTTCCATAATTTTCCGTGGCTGTTGGGGGGCAGGAATTGCAGTTCAAACACTTGGCAGTGCTTGGTGGCTGTGGAATTTGGAATTTGTGGTGCACCTGTGTGGCTGGACGGCTGCCACCTGTGCAGGTGAATAACCAGCTCTCTGTAGGGAAGCGCCGTGACCCCCCTACAAAAGTATGGATGCCGATTCTTATAGATTGCACCTTCGACAAGGAGTCAGAGCTGACCCCACTGGAGTCGGCCATGCTCGTCCTGGACTTCATCCGTGAGGAATTCTCTGTGGCCGACAGGACGATGGAGGCTGTGCAGAAAATGGTGAAGGAAGCTGTaagatctttttctttctcagtgaaTATGTTGTGCAGCTTTTCCCCCTGGAAAGGCTGTGTGTGGGTGATGGTGGGAGCCGCCTCACGTGCAGAATTCCCTCATTATCCACAAACACATTCCTGCAGTGATGTGGGAGTTCTGCATGGAAGTTGGCCCTGAGTTGTTTTCTGCTTCAATCTGTCCTTGATTTCCTTTGTAGGCTGTGGTTGTTTGTATCAGAAACAAGGAGTTTGAAAAAGCTTCTGATATCGTCAAGAAGCACATAGGGAAGGAGCCCAGAAACCAAGTGAGTCCACGCTAGAAtgaggtgggagctgctggtgtgtCTGATGTGTCCTTGGGGTGAGGAGGCTAAAATGGAAGCAGTCCTTCTGGAGTGCTGGTCCCTCAGTGTTGCACGTTTGGATTGTCACCTTGGAGCCCCTCTGTCACTCACCTGTCCTCACACACCTCCACGGGCCTTCCAGGCATCACCATTTATCCCTTGATGAGCCTCCAGCTCACCTTCAGAGCAGgttctgggagcagcagcagttcccattcccgttcTGCAGGCACTTGGGTGCTTGGGCACTGCAGGCAAGGACAATCCCTGAAATAAGGTGGTTCTGCCCCTTGGTTGCTCTCCTGATCCTCTGGCCTTTTCCCAGCCTCACCTCAGTGTAAATTGGTTGTGCCTGGAGGATGCCCAGCAGGAAAGGCCCAGTCCTTGCCCACATCCAGGCTGTGGCTGTCACTGAttgccctgtccctgcccagagtGTTCTCACCTGATCCTATCAATCCCTCCTCTAGAAGAAGAGGAATGAGTGGCTGGCTGTCATCCGGGAGAAGAACCCCTCTCATCCAAAGGTCAAAAACTTCTCCTACGAGGACTTCCAGCAGAGCATCTTTGAGTTCCTGAAGGGCTACGTGGACGACTCGGAGCCAGCGCTGCTGACGGTGCGTGTCCACCCCGCTGCCCCGGGGATCAGGTGCCTGATTACAGCAGGTTAAACTGCAACACACTAAACTCAGTCCATTCCTAAGAGATTTATATGGTCAAACACGTTTTTCAATCCATGAAATGCCTTTGGGAGGGGATAAAGTGGAATGGGAGCATGAGGAATCATCTTTGTAACGgtgctgtgctttttctttctccaagtTACTGAAAAAGACCTTGAATTCAGAACACGCCGACAAAGTGAGATCCGCGCTAGGGACTTGTGAGTTTGCAGATGGGCTGAAGgaccaggcagcagctccagaggccTCGGGAAGGGCAGAGGGCCcagccagagctccagaggCCTCGGGAAGGGCAGAGGNNNNNNNNNNNNNNNNNNNNNNNNNNNNNNNNNNNAGCTCCAGAGGCCTCGGGAAGGGCAGAGGGCCcagccagagctccagaggCCTCGGGAAGGGCAGAGGACCcagccagagctccagagcttGCAAGGGCAACAGAAGacctgcagggagctgccaggccTGCAGAAAGGGCAGCTGGTCCCACGGCAGCTCCAGAGATGATGGCAGAAGCCAATGGTCCTGCAGCAACTGTGGAACCTATGGAAGTAGTCAGTGACCCAGCAGCAACACCCGAACATTTAACAGCAGCATATGACATCCTGCAGGGCACTCCAGAGCCTATGGAAATAGCTAaagaaccagcagcagcaacccCAGAACTCCCCAGAGTGTCCACCAAGGAATCACAAAGGTGGGCAGAGGAGTCTGGCCTTAGGCTGTGGATGCAGTGTGGCCACAAGTTCTCTTCCAAGGGGTAATCCCCTGTGTCCAGGCAGCTCCTAATTCCCCAAATGCCTGCCCAGGCCAGCCCAAAGGTGTTGGTGCAGGACTCTGGACCCCGGGAAAGGTGTTGTGGTGGTTTGGTCCAGTTGCTGacaggaggtgctgctgtgagcagggagggggcGGTGGCTGCTCTGGTGGAGCAGGTGGGAACAGCAGGAGGCAGTGGAGCCTGAATGTGTGCTGTCCATCCCTGCTTCCCGGGGCACTGTGCCGTTTGGGAGGGAGGACTGCAGGCTTGGGAGTGCCCTCTGCTGCAGGTCTGCACTgcggggcaggagctgggggtgcccgTGGAGGGGATGGCTGGATGTCggggcagcagagctccctcAGCGCTTTCCCCACAAGCCGCTtggttgtgtttattttatagGCAGCCCCCCGGAGCTGTAACCTCATACGGGATTTCTGTTCTGAGAGAAGCTTTCAAGATCCTGTCAAACTCCAGGGACTCGGACGCCCTTTTCAACAAACTGGACGAAACAGACTTGCCTTCCCCCAAGCAACTGTCTCCTTCTGTATCCCACAGAACCAAGAGATGCAGAGAAGCGGAGAATCAAGCTTCTGAGACCTCAGAGCCTCCTGAAATACCCCATAAGATCAAAAACTTGTTCAGCATAAGCAATCTGATCGTGGATTTGGACGGCTCATCCAGCAAGTCGAGCGAGTGCCCCGACTCCTCCCAGGAGCACGTGGTCTCTTCCGCTTCCAAACCTCCTCTGAAATTGCCTGATGAGCCCTTGTCTGCCCCGAGTGAGAAGTATGAAGCCCCTCTCGTGTGCTATTGTCTGCTCTGCCCCATCCTGTCTTGCTGATGTTGGTAGCCTGAGCACCAAACCTGTGCCCTGTGTGTCCCAAGAGGAGTGCTGACCTCATTCCCACGTGGAACTGGGCACAGCAAACTCTCTCTTGTCCATATGTCTggctttaaatttaattatggGTTAATGGACAGGAGAAAATTACCAGGTCCTGCTGATAGTGAGGTGCTGCAGCTAGTCCTGGCAGGTGATTCCAGTACAAGTAATGCCTGGTTTTCCACACTTCTCCCAGCTTCAGCATCACTGGCCAGAGTCTGTAGGAGcatccttctctttcttcccacCTCATGAGAAATACAGTGTCCAGAGGCTGGCCCTGCTTGCTTGGTGGCCTTGCAACCTGCTCCccaaaaatccttttcctgGGCCAGTAGCCAAAGTAAACCCTCACCTAATTTCAGGTCCCTCCAAGCAAGGTGGAACAGCTCCTGTGGCACGGAGGAGAAGGACAGCTGGAGTGACGAGGATGAGCTTTTTGCAAATGCAGGTATGAGAATTCCCCTGGCAGGGACTACCTGTGCTGATCCTGCCATGGGGGTCACCCACAGGGGTCTTGCTGCTTCCTGCTTTGAAATCCGAATCCTGTGGAAAAGCTGGGATAAAGGAATTGGGGTGTATTGCCTGTCACAGGGTGCTCTgactgcacagctcagcagttAAGCCCAAGGCAGCCTCTTAAGGAAGTCTGTACCTCCCAAATTATGGGAAATGTAACTCTCTCCCTTGTTTTCCAGCATTACTTGAGAAAAGCAGTGTCTCCAAGAACTCCAGCTCCAAGAAACAGGTATGTGGAGCCTTAGGTGCTTCCAGCAGGCCCTGCAGCGGGGCAGTGTCCCTACAGTCTCCATGGTAAaacaggctggagctgtgtcctgcagggcaCTGGGAAAGTGCCTCAGTTCCCTTTGTCTTGATGGCTCAGAGCAAGGTTTGCCGAGTTCCCCTCATGCTGGAGTGCTCAGAGTCTTGTTCAGGTGAGGGACACACGTCTGGCAGCTGCTAACCAGGAGCAGGTCCCACTTTGGTGCCACCAGGAACGCTCCTCCTGACCCATAagaaggcagctgctgcaccacatctgcagtgctggagtgttgtgtgcagctgccaggacctgtctGCCTTCCCTGCCGTTCCTGGCACGGGTGATGAGGGAAGGAACTGCAGTAGgctctctgctgtgcagctcctccctgcagctgcttccttGCTCTTTGCAGAAATGGACCATGCAGGAGAGCGAGTGGATCAAGGAAGGGGTGAAGAAGTACGGAGAAGGGAGGTGGAAAGCCATTTGCCTCAAGTACCCCTTCGAGAACCGCACCCCAGTGATGATCAAGGACCGCTGGCGGACCATGAAGAAACTGGGAATCCTCTGAAGCTGGGAGCCACGGGagatcctttttctttttttttggacCTATGTTTGTTGTTTGGAAGCTGGACCAGAAAGCTGTCTGTGCCAGTGTGGGCTGCCTCTCTGACACCAAAACCATGACTGCCAGGAACCCGGGAGCCTtgtgctccagctgtgtctgCAAAGATCAGTGTGCTGCAGGTGGCAGGGGCTCTGATGCCTCTCTACATAAATTTAGAACCGCCTGGATTGAGACTTCCTTGTCCACCTGACCACTGCAGACTCGGGAATGAATCCCAGGTGTTTGCTCTGCTCAGGTGTGATAGCAGGGTGATCTCAGAGGTGGAATTTTGTGTTGTCTGTTCTGTGAATCACTTGTTTCATGTTTGCCACCACTCCCTTGTGAAAGAGGCAGCACTGAATCCTGAGCTTCTGTGGGGAAGAGATCCAGGTacttgggatttttatttttttttcccccattaatttctgctttgtaaaTTACTGATCTGTGGGGAGCAATTCCTCCCTTCCAGCTGTGAGGCTTTAGAAAGCCAATTACTTTGTGTTTCAGTACCTGGAACTGTTTGTTCCCAAGCTAAAAATTTCAGATGTGTCTGACTTTGGTCATGTTTTCTTTGCACTTTTCCTGGTAATATCCTTGCTGTGTCTGAACTCCAAGGCTGCCACATGTTCCTGCCTTCGAGTGCCAAAGCTGGAACTGtcatttgtaaaataaagttCTTGTCTAATAGCAAGAGTTGTGAAAGTGTGATTTCTACCTCGTGGGTGGAAATGCAGCAGAGGGACAAGGGCTGCCCCAGGAACGTGGggctttcccttcccctctgggAGTGTTGGgtcaggagcagcactgccctggagcTGTGACATGCCAGTGTAAATGGGAAACGGGAGCTTCTGGAATAGATTCCTGTGGGAAAAGTTCAGGGCTGATAAAGGGGCACTTTCTAAACTTAGTTTCTAAGTTTCTCTTGGCTGCCTTCCAGcaaagccagggctgggagaagtCTTGTCTAGGAACAGCTGCTTCCCCCTTTGTCCttcagctgcaggtgctgctgtcccctggccgtgcattttcctccccttctgtCGAtcctttccctggggagcccagggggcagcaggagcaccaggTCAGGGCTGTGGGCCACTACCGGCCATGGCAAGGCAATGCCAGTCGTTGGTgccctgctggcaggagctgtgtcctgctcctgccctgtccaTGGCAGGCTCCTGCCCTGAGGGCACAGGGTGTCCGAGCTGCAGGTTCCCCTCAATCCCTGAGGGCACAGGGTGTCCAAGCTGCAGGTTCCTTCATCCCTGAGGGCACAGGGTGTCTGAGCTGCAGGTTCCCCTGAGGGCACAGGGTGTCCGAGCTGCAGGCTCCCCGGAGCCCTGGCTGCCTGGCAGTGTGGTTAATGATTGATTACCCCCCGTGCCCCGTCCCGCACTGCCCTGCCCGGGGAGCGAGTTCTggagcccagggaagcaggaggatgctgctgctgctgctcctggcactgctgggccCCGCTGGCTGCCCCAGGACAGAGCCCCTGAGTGGCTCCAGCCAGGAGCCGTTGTTCCGCGGCGCCGATCGCTACGACTTCGCCGTCGTCGTCCCTGCCGGCACCGTGGAATGTTTCTGGCAGTTCTCACACCAGGGCGGCAACTTCTTCTTCAGCTACGAGGTGAGTGCTGGGGACGTgtcctgggaatggctgtgctggatcctgctgctcctgtggcacGTGGCATGTGCCTTTCTAAAGCAGCGTTGTGGAAGTGTTTGTGTTGGAGGGATCTTAGACTCATTTCcttccagcccctgcagggacagggacagggacaccctccactatcccaggttgctccaagccctgtgcaGCCTGAGAGGTGACACTTGCAGTgacagggcagccacagcttctctgggcaccctgagccagggcctcacctccctcccagggaacagtATCTTCCCAATATAACCTAATCCCTATCCACCATCAATTTTTAAACAGCCTGGTTTAAACCCATGAAGAGGTGCTGGGAGCTCCGGCATTGTTGGAAACTCTGCCCTCCGCTGCCTGGCCaggggctgtggcacagctgaaggtcctggcacagcctgTTCCTGAGCTCTGTCCCCTTCCCACAGGGAAACTCCAGCCCTTTCATCTCCTGTTTACACTGGGCTGGCTGAAGGAAAGCCAGGACATAGCTGTGCCTGGCAGTGGCAGCTTCCCCCTGGCTCTGTGCTTGGCAGCCCCACAGCAACACGTCCCCAGGGCTTGGCACAGCTCCCTCCCCGACAGTGACCCACAAATTCCCCTCACGTGTTCCCTGCCTCCAGGTCCAGCGGGCAACGGGGATTGGCAACAGCAGGAACATCCTGGTCACAGCCAGTGATCCCAATGGCTTCCAGCTTGGAGTGTCCCAGGACGTGCGAGGACAGATCAACTTCCTCACCAAGGACACAGGTTCCCccagttcctgcagcagctctgagcctgcctggccagggcttCCCCGACTGCCCATTGCTCCTGCCAGGGGAGGATGAGGCTCGAGCCCTCAGGATGTGTCTGCCTGCTGTCCTTCCACCCAGAGACCAACAacccccttccctctgcaggttTCTACCAGCTCTGCCTGGACAACCAGCAAAACCACTTCGGCCTCATGCAGGTCTATCTCAACTTTGGTGTGTACTACGACGACTTCAACATGGAACACgagcagccagcagagaggaaggagctgaacGACACCCTGGAGGCAATTGGGGTGAGGGTCAGGGAGCCCACAGggtgccccagcacagcaggaatggCCATGTCCTGCCCAGGACACCGAACATTTGCtcaggctgagctcagcactGAGCCCCACGGGCAGCTCTGAGTGCGgccctgcctctcctgcaggTGAGCATCCAGAGGCTGCAGATCCACACATTCCACATGTGGCGCTTCTACAACTTCGCCCGGATGCGGAAAGGGGCCGACTCCTTCCTCCTGGAGTCCAACTACAACTATGTCAACTGGTGGTCCCTGGCCCAGAGCTGTGTCATTGTCCTCTCCggggtgctgcagctctgcttcctcaAGCGCCTCTTCCACACGCAAACCTCGGGCAGCCACAAGTGCTAGAACAGGGCAGGGAccaccctgcagagcctgcctgcCGCTGTCCCACCTCAGAGTCAGAGGAAATGCTGGATCCTGCTtccaggaggaggctgcagggttccccctgctcctgcctcattTCTAGCCCTGACACCATCCCGAGAAAAGTCAAAGGTCACGCTGTCACCTGAGTTCTGTGTGGCTTTGTCACGTTTCTATGTCTTAATGGGCTTTTTCTACCACACTCACAATAAAAGAACCCCTGGCAAAGTCTGGGGAGCgactgctgcctgctgctgctatCCAGTCTCTGTGAGCCTAAACACTGCTGGgccctctccctccctccctccttcctgaAGCTCATCCTCAGCCTCTGAGGTTCCCCCCAATCTCATCAGtccccccacacacaccccagTGTGTCACATTCCCCCCAGGAGGGGTGAGGACTGATTCCTCCTGGGCCTCCACACCAGAAAACAGGCACTGAAAAAAGGAACAGGCTTTAtgtgacagggctggggacaggtcCCCTCCTCCTGTGCCGGCAGCAGCCCCCTGAGGgccctggggctctgtgctggcagctccccacATCTCCATCCCATTCCAGGTGGGCTTCCCGCACCCACGGTGCAGGACAACGTCCGTTCAACCCCGGAACACTCACAGAGCATGAGGGTCCCCGGGGTCCCCGAGGGTCCCTTATGTCAGCGTGTCCTCGTTCCGCACGTACTCCCCGACGTCGGCCTGGTGGAACACCACGATGGCCAAAGGGTCGACCTTCCGGCACTCCTGCGTGGACCTGGCAGCCACCCCGAAGCCCTGGGGGACAAAGGGGAGGTGAGGGAGGTCGTCCACCTCGCGTTCCCCCCTCAGCCCCGGCCAGGCGCTCACCAGCGGCACGTCGGCCATGGAATACACCACGACACCCTGGTACTGCGCCGTGCTCTCCGTGATGCGGCCCAGCCCCGACTTCAGCACGTGGTTCCCGTAGAGGAAGGACTGCTCGGAGCCCGGCTTCACCCACACCTTGTACTGCGAGAGAGGGGCAGAGCCGTGAGGGGCCGCGGGGCCGCCACGGGGCCGCTGCAGGCCGGCACCCACCTTGGCGTAGGGCGCCAGGAAATCCAGGGCCGTGACGCTGAGCCGGAACTTCTGGGACTTGGTGAACTTGCCGAAGCAGGTGCCCGGTGCCACCAGGCTCTCCCGGGGGATGCTGGCCGCcagcttcagcagcttctcactGCGGGAGGGGAGCAAGGCAGCGCTGGGCCGGGCCCCGCGCCGCGGGCCGCCCGCTCCCCGCGCCGCCCGGCCTCACCTCAGGTAGTACACGCGGTCCCGGTGCAGGCGGAAGCAGTAGGTGCCATCGGGCCGGTCCACCAGCAGCTGGATGTTCTCCCCGATACTGCGGGGCCGCACCCCGTGAGCCCGGCCCCGCCACCTCCGGGGCCCCGTCCGGTCCCCGGTGACACCACCCCTGGACTCCCCGCTCCCCCCGATCCCGCCCGTGCAGCCCTCCCGGTGCCCATCCCTTCTCCATGCCCGGTCCCGCCCTGTCCCCGGTGCCCATTCCTCCCGGTCGCCGTCGTGTCCCCGTGCCCGATTCCCGGCATCTCGCCGGCCCAGTCCTCACGATCCCCCGGTCCCGGCCTCTCACTATTTCCCGAGCTTCTCGAACACCGCCCGCGTCTCCGCCTCCGTGAGCGGCCGCATCTCCCGCGCCGCGCACGCGGGGCCACCGGGACCGGATGTGACGGAGCCGGAACCGGCGGTAGCGGAAGTGACGGAGCAGGAACCGGCGGGCCCGGAGGTGACGCGGCGGCCCCGG from Parus major isolate Abel chromosome 11, Parus_major1.1, whole genome shotgun sequence includes these protein-coding regions:
- the TMED6 gene encoding transmembrane emp24 domain-containing protein 6, which gives rise to MLLLLLLALLGPAGCPRTEPLSGSSQEPLFRGADRYDFAVVVPAGTVECFWQFSHQGGNFFFSYEVQRATGIGNSRNILVTASDPNGFQLGVSQDVRGQINFLTKDTGFYQLCLDNQQNHFGLMQVYLNFGVYYDDFNMEHEQPAERKELNDTLEAIGVSIQRLQIHTFHMWRFYNFARMRKGADSFLLESNYNYVNWWSLAQSCVIVLSGVLQLCFLKRLFHTQTSGSHKC
- the NIP7 gene encoding 60S ribosome subunit biogenesis protein NIP7 homolog; the protein is MRPLTEAETRAVFEKLGKYIGENIQLLVDRPDGTYCFRLHRDRVYYLSEKLLKLAASIPRESLVAPGTCFGKFTKSQKFRLSVTALDFLAPYAKYKVWVKPGSEQSFLYGNHVLKSGLGRITESTAQYQGVVVYSMADVPLGFGVAARSTQECRKVDPLAIVVFHQADVGEYVRNEDTLT